One region of Macadamia integrifolia cultivar HAES 741 chromosome 11, SCU_Mint_v3, whole genome shotgun sequence genomic DNA includes:
- the LOC122093203 gene encoding pentatricopeptide repeat-containing protein At2g20710, mitochondrial-like has translation MNSVCSRMYNFYSQPGYHRAIRILFYSTEAAEAVKPVIPSTSRATSGESLYRRISPVGDPNVPIAPVLNQWIEEGRTVSKRELQSIVKQLRDYRRYNHALEVSQWMSDRRYFDLSPADISVRLDLIAKVHGLEQAEEYFNNTPKHLRVLSTYGALLNCYTHHKSLEKAEAHMQKMRDLGFAMSSVTYNVLMNLYSQLGQHEKLDILFQEMEGKGIAPDKYTFSIRLSASIATFDIEGMEKILERMETDPRVIVDWNAYAVAAGGYIKVGLIDKALEMLKKSEELVTGRKRRVAVDFFLTLYAGTGKKEELYRIWNQHKTLEKVYNSTYMCMISSLLKLDDIEGAEKILAEWESGGTSYDFRVPNLLMAAYCKRGLWEKAEAFINKAAERGKKPYPSTWDRLATAYVEDNQMAKAVGTMGKAILASRPGWKPNCSTLAACLEYLKGQQDTEGAEEFIRLLRTQGTLPSNACDELQKYLEDGKLESDTLNQILKDAIGEREGRESPK, from the exons ATGAATAGTGTCTGCTCGAGAATGTACAATTTCTACTCACAGCCTGGTTATCACAGGGCTATTAGGATCTTATTCTACTCAACGGAAGCCGCGGAAGCCGTAAAACCCGTTATACCCTCTACTTCAAGGGCGACTTCAGGGGAGAGTCTGTACAGGAGGATTTCTCCAGTGGGTGATCCTAATGTTCCAATAGCGCCAGTGCTTAATCAGTGgattgaagaaggaagaacTGTCAGCAAAAGAGAACTTCAATCGATAGTTAAGCAGCTCAGAGATTACAGACGATACAATCATGCTCTTGAG GTATCTCAGTGGATGAGTGATCGTAGGTACTTTGACCTATCCCCAGCTGACATTTCTGTTAGGCTGGATTTGATTGCAAAAGTTCACGGCCTAGAACAAGCGGAAGAGTATTTTAATAACACTCCAAAACATTTAAGAGTCCTCTCGACATATGGTGCTCTTCTCAACTGCTACACCCATCATAAATCTCTGGAGAAAGCGGAGGCGCACATGCAGAAGAtgagggatttagggtttgcaATGTCATCGGTAACTTACAATGTATTGATGAACCTATACTCTCAATTGGGACAGCATGAAAAGCTAGATATCctatttcaagaaatggaaGGAAAGGGCATTGCTCCGGACAAGTACACGTTCAGCATTCGGCTAAGTGCAAGTATAGCTACTTTTGATATTGAAGGAATGGAGAAGATTCTAGAGAGGATGGAAACAGATCCTCGGGTCATTGTGGATTGGAATGCTTACGCTGTTGCTGCAGGTGGGTACATCAAAGTTGGGTTAATAGATAAGGCATTAGAAATGCTGAAGAAATCGGAGGAGCTGGTCACTGGTAGAAAAAGGAGGGTTGCAGTTGATTTCTTCCTCACACTGTATGCTGGCacagggaagaaagaagaactgTACCGAATCTGGAATCAGCACAAAACATTAGAAAAGGTCTACAACTCTACATATATGTGCATGATTAGTTCTCTATTGAAGTTGGATGACATTGAGGGTGCCGAGAAGATCTTGGCAGAGTGGGAATCTGGTGGCACTTCATACGATTTCCGTGTTCCAAACTTGTTAATGGCTGCTTATTGCAAGAGGGGTCTTTGGGAGAAGGCTGAAGCATTTATAAACAAGGCTGCTGAGAGGGGGAAGAAGCCTTATCCAAGTACATGGGACCGTTTGGCTACTGCATATGTTGAGGATAATCAGATGGCAAAAGCAGTGGGGACAATGGGAAAGGCAATCTTGGCTAGCAGACCAGGGTGGAAGCCAAATTGTTCCACTTTGGCTGCTTGCCTGGAATACTTGAAAGGGCAACAAGATACAGAAGGGGCTGAGGAGTTCATTAGGTTACTTAGGACCCAAGGTACCTTACCCTCCAACGCTTGTGATGAGTTGCAGAAATATCTTGAAGATGGAAAACTGGAATCTGACACTCTTAATCAGATCCTAAAGGATGCTATTGGTGAAAGGGAAGGCAGAGAATCCCCGAAATGA
- the LOC122092666 gene encoding pentatricopeptide repeat-containing protein At4g21705, mitochondrial-like produces MFPKRFSILSRLSSTLPPSSRRFPETLTSNAFAIRSLSSLGSLMSLGKSNVGVVTELDKWVEEGKKVKPVELKRIIRTLRSRGKDSNALEVSEWMYKSDIFKFSPSDHAVQLDLIGKVRGPDAAESYFNNISDKHKNEKTYGALLNCYVRKCMTDKSLSHIQTMKEKGYASTVLAYNDLMALYANLGQYEKVPDVLAEMKENGISPDNFSYRTCIISYGMRSDVNGMEKLLEEIRSQNNFEMDWKTYSVVAKYYLKAGLTDKAKDALKKLEDKLDKKQDAGYNYLISLYSSIGNKTEVLRFWELKKAACKKCLNKDYMAMLDALVKLGEMEEAKSLLKEWESCGNGYDFRVPNTVLIAFCERGLVEEAEALLEDIVTSGKTPKPNSWSILAAGYNDKEEMSKAAECMKKALSAYVGNVGWIPKPKLITSILGWLGDEGKVEDVETFVGLLKAVVPSDREMYHTLLKAYLREGKEVDGLLNSMKADGIYEDEETKHILRQS; encoded by the exons ATGTTTCCTAAGCGTTTCTCCATTTTGAGCCGATTGAGCTCAACGCTTCCTCCATCCAGTCGTCGATTCCCTGAAACTCTTACCAGCAATGCATTCGCCATCAGATCATTGTCCTCTTTAGGGTCTCTAATGTCATTGGGAAAGTCTAATGTAGGTGTTGTTACTGAGCTTGACAAATGGGTTGAAGAAGGTAAAAAGGTTAAGCCAGTCGAGCTCAAACGCATCATTCGTACTCTACGTAGTCGTGGGAAGGACTCGAACGCCCTCGAG GTTTCTGAATGGATGTATAAGAGCGATATTTTCAAGTTTTCACCAAGTGACCATGCAGTCCAATTAGATTTGATTGGCAAGGTTCGTGGACCTGATGCTGCTGAAAGTTATTTCAATAATATTAGTGACAAACACAAAAATGAGAAGACATATGGTGCTCTCCTGAATTGTTATGTAAGGAAATGCATGACGGATAAATCCTTATCCCATATTCAGACGATGAAGGAGAAGGGTTATGCATCAACTGTTCTCGCTTACAATGATCTCATGGCTCTCTATGCAAATCTTGGACAGTATGAGAAGGTCCCTGATGTATTGGctgagatgaaggagaatggtaTTTCTCCTGACAACTTCAGCTACAGAACCTGCATCATCTCATATGGAATGAGATCTGATGTCAATGGAATGGAGAAGCTTCTAGAAGAAATAAGGAGCCAAAACAACTTTGAAATGGACTGGAAGACATATTCTGTGGTTGCCAAATACTACTTAAAAGCAGGACTTACCGACAAGGCAAAAGATGCCTTGAAGAAATTGGAAGATAAGCTAGATAAGAAACAAGATGCTGGCTACAATTACCTGATCTCACTTTATTCGAGTATTGGAAATAAAACTGAGGTTCTGAGATTCTGGGAGCTCAAAAAAGCTGCTTGTAAGAAGTGTCTTAACAAGGATTATATGGCCATGCTGGATGCGCTGGTAAAGCTTGGGGAGATGGAAGAAGCCAAATCTTTGCTGAAGGAGTGGGAGTCGTGTGGCAACGGTTATGATTTCCGAGTGCCAAATACTGTCCTAATTGCGTTCTGTGAGAGAGGTCTGGTTGAAGAAGCTGAGGCATTGCTTGAAGACATAGTTACGAGTGGGAAGACTCCAAAACCGAACAGTTGGTCGATATTGGCAGCAGGATACAATGATAAGGAGGAGATGTCGAAGGCTGCGGAGTGCATGAAGAAGGCTCTGTCAGCATATGTGGGGAATGTAGGATGGATACCAAAGCCTAAGCTGATCACTAGTATATTGGGTTGGCTAGGTGATGAAGGCAAGGTAGAAGATGTCGAAACGTTCGTTGGCTTGTTAAAGGCTGTAGTCCCCAGTGACAGAGAGATGTATCATACCTTACTCAAGGCATATctcagagaaggaaaagaagtagATGGGCTTCTGAATAGCATGAAGGCTGATGGGATATATGAAGATGAGGAAACAAAGCATATCCTGAGGCAAAGCTAA
- the LOC122093593 gene encoding serine/threonine/tyrosine-protein kinase HT1-like, whose amino-acid sequence MEVFQWFKQESSHGRSERKLSLGEYKRAVSWSKYLVSSGAEIKGEGEEEWSADLSQLFIGSKFASGRHSRIYRGIYRQREVAVKLVSQAEEDKKLAMLLEKQFTSEVALLLRLRHPNIIAFVAACKRPPVFCIITEYLGGGSLRKYLQQQEPNSIPLDLVLKFSLDIARGMSYLHSQGILHRDLKSENLLLGEDMCVKVADFGISCLESQCLSGKGFISTYRWMAPEMIKEKHHTRKVDVYSFGIVLWELLTALMPFEGMTPEQAAFAVSQKNARPPLPSKCPVAFSHLISRCWASNPDKRPHFTEIVSILENFTESLKNDPNFFSYYKPPENHTFLRCIPKCITVCKSNS is encoded by the exons ATGGAGGTTTTTCAGTGGTTCAAGCAGGAATCAAGCCATGGTAGATCTGAAAGGAAGCTCTCACTTGGAGAATATAAGCGAGCCGTTTCCTGGTCCAAATACTTGGTCTCCTCTGGTGCAGAGATTAAAGGAGAGGGTGAAGAAGAGTGGAGTGCCGATTTGTCTCAGCTGTTCATCGGGAGTAAGTTTGCTTCCGGGCGTCACAGCCGTATCTATCGCGGGATATACAGGCAGAGAGAAGTGGCCGTCAAGCTCGTAAGCCAGGCTGAGGAAGACAAGAAGTTGGCTATGCTGTTAGAGAAGCAGTTTACTTCAGAGGTTGCGTTGCTCCTTCGTCTCCGGCACCCTAATATCATCGCT TTTGTTGCGGCATGTAAGAGACCTCCTGTTTTCTGTATTATCACCGAGTACTTAGGAGGGGGCTCACTTAGAAAATACCTTCAGCAGCAGGAGCCAAATTCCATTCCATTGGACCTGGTTTTGAAATTTTCCCTTGATATTGCTCGTGGGATGAGTTATCTTCATTCTCAGGGGATACTCCATAGGGACCTCAAATCGGAAAATCTACTACTTGGTGAAGATATGTGTGTGAAAGTAGCTGATTTTGGGATttcatgtttagaatcacagTGTCTCAGTGGAAAGGGGTTCATAAGTACATACCGCTGGATGGCACCAGAAATGATAAAGGAAAAACATCACACGAGGAAAGTTGACGTATACAGTTTCGGCATAGTTCTTTGGGAGCTTCTTACAGCATTGATGCCTTTTGAGGGCATGACTCCAGAACAGGCTGCTTTTGCAGTCTCCCAGAAG AATGCAAGGCCCCCATTGCCCTCCAAATGCCCAGTGGCATTCAGCCATCTCATAAGTCGATGTTGGGCAAGTAATCCAGATAAACGTCCTCACTTCACTGAGATTGTCTCAATTCTTGAGAATTTCACAGAATCCCTTAAAAATGATCCAAATTTTTTCTCATACTACAAACCACCTGAAAATCATACATTTCTGCGATGCATCCCAAAGTGTATCACTGTCTGTAAGTCCAATTCTTAA